Proteins from a genomic interval of Diospyros lotus cultivar Yz01 chromosome 6, ASM1463336v1, whole genome shotgun sequence:
- the LOC127804533 gene encoding uncharacterized protein LOC127804533 yields the protein MANCESSVSSNSGEQFRLVDLKLPRLNDEEIKIQVKQTHAKHYALVLRQPLIVSISHILEPATNFVDSILLDREVVDRDIESGASILQEFSTISELKTLAGHDYFMIPTLMMQKTANNAVQMFDEINVHMASMDLLEFLSDLSWDAKAVNTMGCFVFKFLEFLGFLLYGTNQPIIDLASSMAALKENHISLVGSSSLEKFQVPLDQLNNLIKLTLEVIEYISKFTLLADTEYNKGDLLSMCVHWAILSVVVCYVQVTFLMHSG from the exons ATGGCTAACTGTGAATCATCGGTGAGTTCAAATTCTGGAGAGCAGTTTCGATTAGTTGATCTGAAACTTCCTAGATTGAACGACGAGGAAATCAAAATCCAAGTGAAGCAAACCCATGCAAAACATTACGCACTGGTGCTACGTCAACCACTTATCGTCTCCATTTCCCATATCTTGGAGCCTGCCACCAATTTTGTTGATTCAATATTGTTG GATAGGGAAGTAGTCGACAGAGATATTGAGTCAGGAGCCTCTATTCTGCAAGAGTTTTCAACCATATCTGAGCTCAAAACATTGGCGGGACATGATTATTTCATGATTCCTACTCTCATG ATGCAAAAGACTGCAAACAATGCTGTGCAGATGTTTGATGAGATTAATGTTCATATGGCGTCAATGGATTTACTTGAATTCTTATCGGACTTATCATGGGATGCAAAGGCAGTAAATACCATGGgttgttttgttttcaaatttctgGAGTTCTTGGGATTCTTGCTTTATGGTACTAACCAACCAATAATTGATTTAGCCTCATCAATGGCAGCCTTAAAGGAAAACCATATTTCTCTTGTGGGCTCCTCATCACTTGAGAAATTTCaagtaccacttgaccagcttAACAATCTCATCAAGCTCACATTAGAAGTGATTGAATACATCTCTAAATTTACGTTGTTGGCCGACACAGAGTACAACAAAGGAGACCTCTTATCAATGTGTGTACATTGGGCAATTCTAAGTGTGGTAGTTTGCTACGTTCAAGTCACTTTTCTCATGCACAGTGGGTAA
- the LOC127804534 gene encoding LOB domain-containing protein 33-like — protein sequence MATSATAADATPLVTTADAALSALATGSSSCSGCKFLRRRCIQGCIFAPYFRHPRAFAAIHTIFGAINVSKLLAGLSVNNLQIYLVFFKEVNNLQVQNWFHPETNSNPIIPAANVSFSGLQEDNFQHDPNPIILATNVNEFGFIVFGNYYQH from the exons ATGGCCACCAGTGCTACTGCTGCAGATGCTACTCCCTTAGTTACTACTGCTGATGCTGCTCTCTCAGCTCTAGCAACAGGTTCTTCCTCTTGCAGTGGTTGTAAGTTCTTAAGAAGAAGATGCATCCAAGGATGTatctttgccccttacttcaGACATCCGAGAGCTTTTGCAGCTATCCACACAATTTTTGGTGCCATAAATGTCTCTAAGCTCTTGGCTGGGCTTTCG gttaataatttacaaatttatctAGTCTTTTTTAAGGAGGTTAATAATCTGCaagttcaaaattggtttcacccagaAACCAATTCAAACCCAATCATCCCAGCagcaaatgtttcattttcTGGTTTACAGGAAGATAATTTTCAACATGATCCAAACCCAATCATCCTAGCAACAAATGTCAATGAATTTGGATTCATCGTGTTCGGCAATTATTATCAACATTGA